Proteins encoded by one window of Blautia argi:
- the srtB gene encoding class B sortase, with product MKKRRIAAILCILLGLLFGIVGICKYIEEKQAGEEYMELQKQAEKEEPDLQNPQPEKKEEKPSVEIPIDFKALQKQNPDVYAWIQIPETAVDYPVLQHSEDNGYYLNHTISGEKKAEGAIFTENYNTKTFQDPNTVIYGHDMKNGSMFQSLHKYMDRSFFDANRDITVYLPDKILHYKIFAAYLYDNRHLHLSFDFWDKEQYEGYLQQIFSMRNMNAFVDTNMEVTPEDKIITLSTCYAGISSQRYLVQAVLESIEE from the coding sequence ATGAAAAAGAGGAGAATTGCAGCAATCCTATGTATTCTTCTCGGGCTGCTTTTCGGAATTGTCGGTATCTGTAAGTATATAGAAGAAAAACAGGCCGGAGAGGAATATATGGAACTTCAGAAACAGGCGGAAAAAGAAGAGCCGGATTTGCAAAATCCGCAGCCTGAGAAGAAAGAAGAAAAGCCGTCTGTGGAAATTCCCATTGATTTTAAAGCTCTGCAGAAACAGAATCCAGATGTATATGCATGGATTCAGATTCCGGAAACTGCTGTGGATTATCCTGTTCTTCAGCACAGCGAGGATAATGGTTATTATCTGAATCATACAATCAGCGGAGAGAAAAAAGCAGAGGGCGCCATTTTTACAGAGAATTATAATACAAAGACTTTTCAGGATCCGAATACAGTAATTTACGGACATGATATGAAAAACGGATCCATGTTTCAAAGTCTTCATAAATATATGGACAGAAGCTTTTTTGATGCAAACCGGGATATTACGGTTTACCTTCCGGATAAAATTCTGCATTATAAGATTTTTGCAGCGTATTTGTATGATAACCGGCATCTGCATCTCAGCTTTGATTTCTGGGATAAAGAACAATATGAAGGATATTTGCAGCAGATATTTTCTATGAGAAATATGAATGCGTTTGTAGATACAAACATGGAAGTGACCCCAGAGGATAAAATTATTACTTTATCTACCTGCTATGCAGGAATATCAAGTCAAAGATATCTGGTACAGGCAGTACTGGAATCCATAGAAGAATGA
- a CDS encoding LPXTG cell wall anchor domain-containing protein encodes MKKRLLGTMLAAVLVVSQAVTAFAAGSSTTDVTTSGESAQWYDIAGTSRENFAYLEETEGGSEVLELIMDVNEGEKKLEDLAEAVPAIAAELEGKTLVTKFFELTPINGGKPLPDGSHEVTLAVPELTRAMVNVKLLHYSTVRNVWEVITPSDVNYDTKQITAVFKDLSPVAVISDMDESKLTEGHGTGTGTATGTSPKTGVESDWWVYLASAAALLGMGACIFVSVRRKKA; translated from the coding sequence ATGAAAAAAAGATTATTAGGAACTATGTTGGCAGCCGTATTAGTCGTGTCCCAGGCAGTGACAGCCTTTGCAGCAGGAAGCAGTACAACCGATGTGACAACTTCCGGAGAGTCTGCACAGTGGTATGACATAGCAGGGACAAGCAGAGAAAATTTTGCTTATCTGGAAGAAACAGAGGGTGGATCAGAAGTTTTGGAATTGATTATGGACGTCAACGAGGGAGAAAAAAAACTGGAAGACCTTGCAGAAGCGGTTCCTGCAATTGCGGCAGAACTGGAAGGAAAGACTCTGGTTACAAAATTCTTTGAACTGACGCCCATCAATGGAGGAAAGCCATTGCCGGATGGAAGCCATGAAGTAACCCTGGCTGTGCCGGAGCTGACAAGAGCCATGGTAAATGTAAAACTTCTTCATTACAGTACTGTGCGTAATGTGTGGGAAGTGATTACACCGTCAGACGTGAATTATGACACAAAGCAGATTACCGCAGTATTTAAAGATTTGTCACCAGTAGCTGTTATTTCTGATATGGATGAGTCAAAGCTGACTGAGGGACATGGTACAGGTACTGGAACAGCTACAGGAACTTCACCGAAAACAGGTGTAGAATCTGATTGGTGGGTTTATCTGGCCAGTGCAGCAGCGCTTTTGGGAATGGGAGCATGTATCTTTGTAAGCGTTCGCAGAAAAAAAGCATAA
- a CDS encoding polysaccharide biosynthesis protein, with the protein MKKWNLRWIYKALLLCMADGLIVMAAYFGALFLRFDFQLDMIPEEYIAGYLWSMPFWIVSTIVVYYIYKLYHSIWAFVSITELKRLMMADLVLIPVYAAGAVFMDMHMPMSYFVMGYILSCVLCAGVRFSYRYIRFYMEYLKEEKTEKETKTDRIMVIGAGTVGQTLMREIRKADSVHAKVVCAIDDNPEKIGRMLEGIPIVGNRYDIVKMVKKYDVNRIIYAIPSTTGQNRKDIMNLCKETGCRMQTVPSVSQIVNEEVSMTKLREIEISDLLGRKQILVNMDEINEYIKGKVVLVTGGGGSIGSELCRQVAAREPKQLIILDIYENNAYDIQMELRKKYPELNLEVIIGSVRDSRKIFKIFGTYHPDIVYHAAAHKHVPLMEDSPCEAVKNNAIGTYKTAFAALAHGTKKFVLISTDKAVNPTNIMGASKRLCEMIIQAFDSKVKEGKAEEIPQLFTHKINKDFANINLLENLRAARTEFVAVRFGNVLGSNGSVIPLFKKQIAAGGPVTVTDPEIIRYFMTIPEAVSLVMQAGTYAKGGEIFVLDMGEPVKIDTLARNLIRLSGFKPDEDIKIQYTGLRPGEKLYEEKLMAEEGLKKTENDLIHIGMPIPFDVEEFLAELDELTEIAYANKPDIKEKVAQIVTTYKMKD; encoded by the coding sequence ATGAAAAAATGGAATTTGCGATGGATTTATAAGGCGTTGTTATTGTGCATGGCAGATGGATTAATAGTAATGGCGGCGTATTTTGGAGCCCTGTTTCTGAGGTTTGATTTTCAGCTTGATATGATACCGGAGGAATATATAGCCGGATATCTTTGGTCAATGCCTTTCTGGATTGTATCAACCATTGTAGTTTATTATATCTACAAGCTGTATCACAGCATATGGGCGTTTGTAAGCATTACGGAACTGAAAAGACTTATGATGGCAGACCTGGTATTGATTCCGGTTTATGCTGCAGGCGCAGTGTTTATGGATATGCACATGCCTATGTCTTATTTTGTAATGGGATATATTTTAAGTTGCGTACTTTGTGCAGGAGTCCGTTTTTCTTACCGTTATATTCGCTTTTACATGGAATATCTGAAAGAAGAAAAGACAGAGAAGGAAACCAAGACAGACCGTATTATGGTGATTGGAGCCGGTACCGTAGGACAGACACTGATGCGGGAAATACGAAAAGCAGATTCTGTACATGCAAAGGTAGTCTGTGCCATTGATGATAATCCTGAAAAAATCGGACGTATGCTGGAGGGAATCCCCATTGTGGGAAACCGTTATGATATTGTAAAAATGGTAAAGAAATACGATGTTAATCGAATCATTTATGCCATTCCTTCCACAACAGGACAGAACCGCAAGGATATTATGAATCTGTGTAAAGAAACCGGATGCCGTATGCAGACGGTTCCCAGTGTGAGCCAGATTGTCAATGAAGAAGTCAGTATGACAAAGCTTCGTGAAATTGAGATTTCTGATCTTTTGGGACGGAAGCAGATTCTGGTAAACATGGACGAAATCAATGAGTATATCAAAGGAAAGGTAGTCCTTGTGACCGGTGGCGGCGGAAGTATCGGTTCGGAGCTTTGTCGTCAGGTGGCAGCCAGAGAACCAAAGCAGCTTATTATTCTGGATATCTATGAAAACAATGCCTATGATATCCAGATGGAACTGAGAAAGAAATATCCGGAACTGAATCTGGAGGTCATCATTGGTTCTGTTCGTGACAGCCGTAAGATTTTCAAGATATTTGGAACCTATCACCCGGATATTGTTTATCATGCAGCAGCACATAAGCATGTTCCCCTTATGGAAGACAGTCCCTGTGAGGCAGTGAAAAACAATGCTATCGGAACTTATAAAACAGCTTTTGCGGCACTTGCTCACGGAACTAAGAAGTTTGTGCTTATCAGTACAGATAAAGCGGTAAATCCCACTAATATCATGGGAGCCAGCAAACGACTTTGTGAAATGATTATCCAGGCGTTTGACAGCAAGGTAAAAGAAGGGAAGGCAGAGGAAATTCCCCAGCTTTTCACACATAAGATTAATAAAGACTTTGCAAACATTAATCTGCTGGAAAATTTAAGGGCGGCCAGAACAGAATTTGTGGCAGTGCGTTTCGGAAACGTACTGGGAAGTAACGGTTCCGTTATTCCGTTATTTAAGAAGCAGATTGCAGCAGGAGGTCCGGTTACAGTAACAGACCCGGAGATTATCCGTTACTTCATGACAATCCCGGAGGCTGTCAGCCTTGTTATGCAGGCGGGAACTTATGCAAAGGGCGGAGAAATCTTTGTACTTGATATGGGTGAGCCTGTAAAGATAGATACTCTGGCAAGAAACCTGATTCGCCTGTCAGGATTTAAGCCGGACGAAGATATCAAGATTCAGTATACAGGACTTCGTCCAGGTGAAAAGCTTTATGAAGAAAAGCTTATGGCAGAGGAAGGTCTGAAAAAGACAGAGAATGATTTGATTCATATTGGTATGCCGATTCCGTTTGATGTTGAGGAATTTCTGGCAGAGCTTGATGAACTGACAGAGATTGCTTATGCCAATAAGCCGGATATTAAAGAAAAAGTAGCGCAGATTGTTACGACTTATAAGATGAAGGATTGA
- a CDS encoding sugar transferase, which produces MYKKIKRAMDIIFSGILLILGAIPLCIVGILVRITSKGPALFKQKRLGKDGKVFEIYKFRSMVVGAEKQGSGVYSGKNDARVTPIGKILRATSIDELPQLINIFKGEMSFIGPRPALTYHPWTYEEYTEEQKKMFQVRPGVTGWAQVNGRKEVEWPRRIEMNVWYVEHMSFLLDLKIFFKTIFKVFTNADNVNSTETAKRD; this is translated from the coding sequence ATGTATAAGAAGATAAAAAGAGCAATGGATATCATATTTTCCGGAATATTATTAATTTTAGGGGCAATACCTTTGTGCATTGTAGGGATACTGGTAAGAATAACGTCGAAAGGACCAGCGTTATTTAAACAAAAACGCCTCGGTAAAGACGGAAAAGTATTTGAAATTTATAAATTTCGTTCAATGGTTGTAGGGGCAGAGAAACAGGGAAGTGGTGTTTATTCGGGAAAAAATGATGCCAGGGTGACTCCAATAGGAAAAATATTGCGAGCAACAAGTATTGATGAGCTGCCACAGTTGATTAATATTTTTAAAGGAGAAATGAGTTTTATTGGACCTAGGCCAGCACTTACCTATCACCCGTGGACATATGAGGAGTATACAGAGGAACAGAAAAAAATGTTTCAGGTTAGACCAGGTGTGACTGGCTGGGCGCAGGTAAATGGACGTAAAGAAGTCGAATGGCCAAGGCGAATTGAAATGAATGTATGGTATGTAGAACATATGTCATTTTTGTTAGATTTAAAAATCTTTTTTAAGACTATTTTTAAAGTATTTACAAATGCCGATAATGTGAATTCAACAGAAACGGCAAAGAGGGACTAA
- a CDS encoding aldolase/citrate lyase family protein: protein MLKLMYITNQPEIAKIADKNGVDRIFIDLEKIGKRERQGGMDTVQSDHSISDIVKVKHAVKRAEIMVRVNPLHDEIEGYLSSRDEIDAVVKAGADIIMLPYFKQVEDVKRFIKYVDGRAKVLPLIETVEAVNCIDEILTLEGLDEIFVGLNDLSLGYGKTFMFELLIDGTLETLCMKFRQKGIPFGFGGIAALGKGMLPSEYIIREHYRLESSCAILSRTFCRIDAVEDLNEVRHIFEREIPKIRELEKECEKHSNYFRENRKQVIEKIENICH, encoded by the coding sequence ATGTTGAAGCTAATGTATATTACAAATCAACCGGAAATTGCAAAAATTGCAGATAAAAATGGTGTAGACAGAATTTTTATTGACTTAGAAAAAATAGGTAAAAGGGAACGACAGGGTGGTATGGATACTGTTCAATCAGATCATTCTATCTCAGATATTGTAAAGGTAAAACATGCAGTAAAACGTGCAGAAATTATGGTTCGTGTAAATCCACTTCATGATGAAATAGAAGGATATCTGTCATCAAGAGATGAAATAGATGCTGTAGTTAAGGCAGGAGCAGATATTATTATGCTTCCCTATTTTAAGCAGGTAGAAGATGTAAAAAGATTTATAAAATATGTTGATGGACGCGCTAAAGTATTACCATTAATAGAAACTGTAGAGGCAGTAAACTGTATCGATGAAATTCTGACACTTGAAGGATTAGATGAGATTTTTGTTGGGCTAAATGATTTGTCGTTAGGATATGGTAAAACTTTTATGTTTGAACTGTTAATAGATGGTACTTTGGAAACATTGTGTATGAAGTTTAGACAGAAGGGTATTCCATTTGGTTTTGGAGGAATTGCTGCTTTAGGGAAAGGAATGCTTCCTTCAGAATATATTATCCGGGAGCACTATCGATTAGAATCTAGCTGTGCAATTCTTTCCAGAACTTTTTGTAGAATAGACGCTGTAGAAGATTTGAACGAAGTTCGTCATATTTTTGAAAGAGAGATTCCTAAAATTAGAGAATTAGAAAAAGAATGTGAGAAACATAGTAATTATTTCAGAGAGAATAGAAAGCAAGTAATAGAAAAGATAGAGAATATCTGTCATTAA
- a CDS encoding NAD(P)-dependent oxidoreductase yields MNLLITGAWKDAKEYIRKIEADGHKVHFFQFEKDELPCSYEWVEGVICNGLFLTHDIRKFIINLRYIQLTSAGFDRVPMDYVKEHNIVINNARGVYSIPMAEFALFGVLELYKKGRKFFENQKQHIWEKQRNLYELFGKKVCIVGCGSVGTECAKRFRAFGCIVSGIDIFPRCDDNYEKIFGLEKLEDMILKSDIVILTLPLTDKTRHLIDKAKVEKMKEGTILINIARGAIVDIHALTSALPKLGGVVLDVFEEEPFNEDNPLWDMENVIITPHNSFAGEGNDRRLDGVIMENLTCI; encoded by the coding sequence GTGAATTTATTGATAACAGGAGCATGGAAAGATGCAAAAGAATATATTAGAAAGATAGAAGCAGATGGACACAAAGTGCATTTTTTTCAATTTGAGAAAGATGAACTTCCATGTTCTTATGAATGGGTAGAAGGAGTAATCTGTAATGGATTATTTCTGACACATGATATAAGAAAATTTATTATTAATTTGAGATACATACAACTTACCAGTGCCGGATTTGACCGAGTACCAATGGATTATGTAAAGGAGCATAATATTGTCATTAATAATGCAAGAGGAGTATATAGTATTCCTATGGCCGAATTTGCATTATTTGGAGTGCTGGAATTATATAAGAAGGGAAGAAAATTTTTTGAAAATCAAAAACAACATATTTGGGAAAAGCAAAGAAATTTATACGAGCTTTTTGGAAAGAAAGTATGTATTGTAGGTTGTGGAAGTGTAGGAACAGAATGTGCAAAACGATTCCGGGCATTTGGCTGTATAGTAAGCGGAATTGATATTTTTCCACGGTGTGATGATAATTATGAAAAAATATTTGGACTTGAGAAATTAGAAGATATGATTCTTAAAAGCGATATTGTTATATTAACGCTTCCGTTGACTGATAAAACAAGACATTTAATAGATAAAGCAAAAGTGGAAAAGATGAAGGAGGGTACTATTCTTATAAATATAGCCAGGGGAGCAATTGTAGATATCCATGCTCTTACGAGCGCTTTGCCAAAGCTTGGTGGTGTGGTATTAGATGTATTTGAAGAGGAACCTTTTAATGAAGATAACCCACTTTGGGATATGGAAAATGTAATTATTACACCCCATAATAGTTTTGCAGGGGAGGGAAATGATAGAAGATTAGATGGAGTGATAATGGAGAATTTAACATGCATTTAG
- a CDS encoding sugar-transfer associated ATP-grasp domain-containing protein encodes MLIYSWKYRLRYGIGIIWNYIFYEATISDYFELRLFEKSREKKKEYLTSKQGLQFAQYVDSEDIFIKLCSKQAMYKELGKFTKREQLYSEKCTLEEFKNFIGKHSEALYKPDVADCGRGIEKWTFTNTDIESLYAKFKKESAVLDELVQQHHLLSKLNPSSVNTVRIFTVVLGKEECEIIGAALRIGKGNTIIDNYSAGGLVGAIDVNTGIVMEDAEDAIGKRYSMHPISKIKIQGFKIPNWNMILEFVKECAMNYSLKYVAWDIAVRENDCVLIEANPNGMANVIQIAGAGGRKAQYKELYRKIEKARR; translated from the coding sequence TTGCTCATTTATAGCTGGAAGTATAGATTACGATACGGAATTGGTATCATATGGAATTATATATTTTATGAGGCAACGATTTCAGATTATTTTGAATTAAGATTATTTGAGAAAAGCAGAGAAAAGAAAAAAGAATATTTAACATCGAAACAAGGATTACAATTTGCACAATATGTTGATTCGGAAGACATATTTATAAAATTATGTAGTAAACAAGCAATGTATAAGGAACTGGGAAAGTTTACGAAAAGAGAGCAGCTATACTCTGAAAAATGTACGTTGGAAGAGTTTAAGAATTTTATAGGTAAACATTCAGAAGCATTGTATAAGCCAGATGTAGCAGATTGTGGAAGAGGAATAGAAAAGTGGACATTCACTAATACAGATATAGAAAGTTTATATGCTAAATTTAAAAAAGAATCGGCAGTCTTAGATGAATTAGTACAGCAACATCATTTATTAAGTAAGCTAAATCCAAGCAGTGTAAATACAGTGAGGATTTTTACGGTTGTTTTGGGGAAAGAAGAGTGCGAGATTATAGGAGCAGCCCTGAGAATAGGAAAAGGAAATACAATTATAGATAATTATTCCGCGGGAGGATTAGTAGGAGCTATTGATGTTAATACAGGGATTGTAATGGAAGATGCTGAAGATGCAATCGGAAAAAGATATTCGATGCACCCTATATCTAAAATAAAAATACAAGGTTTTAAGATTCCTAATTGGAACATGATATTAGAATTTGTAAAGGAATGCGCGATGAATTATTCGCTGAAATATGTGGCATGGGATATAGCTGTTCGCGAGAATGATTGTGTTTTAATTGAGGCGAATCCAAATGGAATGGCAAATGTTATTCAAATTGCAGGTGCAGGCGGAAGAAAAGCGCAATATAAAGAATTATACAGAAAAATTGAAAAAGCAAGGAGATAG
- a CDS encoding Na+/H+ antiporter NhaC family protein gives MNYGIITLLPALLVIVVAIKSKRTTEALLMGCVSSYAIIAIANRKNPVTLMVDSFFSIITDYDTVWLLIVCGLFGSLIAVINAAKGTHAIANFLGKICKTGKSTLLTSWLLGIIIFVDDYMNIMTISACTKKLSDLRKVPREALAYVIDSTGAPICVLLPFSTWAIFFAGIFYEQKEIAALGYNSAMSTYIHTIPYMFYAMVAVIVVPFFIMGIVPKIGAMKKAYQRVEITGKVYSENSNKLNKREEDESSEEAKIIDFLIPIATMIIVQLTVGDMFIAIISAILSAAIIYIPRKKIKLNEFCDLWIQGFADSVSALAIIVAALWMRQASADLNLPEYIIGLVEPFVTPHIYPMIAFLVVAVLGFITGSNWGIPAVCAPIIIPLGAACGANLLSVMAAIVCGGTFCSHACFYSDATVITSASCGIENMDHVYSQLPYTIISAVIASILFLVSGYLF, from the coding sequence ATGAATTACGGAATCATAACACTGTTACCCGCGTTACTTGTTATAGTTGTGGCTATAAAATCAAAAAGAACAACAGAAGCTCTTTTGATGGGTTGCGTATCTTCCTACGCCATAATAGCAATAGCTAACAGAAAAAATCCGGTTACTTTGATGGTTGACTCATTTTTTTCAATCATTACAGACTATGATACAGTATGGTTACTTATTGTATGTGGATTGTTTGGGAGCTTAATTGCCGTTATAAATGCTGCTAAAGGGACTCATGCGATTGCGAACTTTTTGGGGAAAATCTGTAAAACGGGAAAAAGTACATTACTTACATCATGGTTGTTGGGAATTATTATTTTTGTAGATGACTATATGAATATTATGACGATTAGCGCATGTACAAAGAAATTGTCAGACTTAAGAAAGGTTCCTAGAGAAGCCCTTGCTTATGTGATTGATTCTACAGGGGCGCCTATTTGTGTACTGTTGCCATTCTCGACATGGGCTATATTTTTTGCAGGTATTTTTTATGAACAAAAAGAAATTGCAGCATTAGGATATAATAGTGCGATGTCGACATATATACATACCATTCCATATATGTTTTATGCAATGGTAGCAGTAATAGTAGTCCCTTTTTTTATAATGGGAATTGTTCCTAAAATAGGAGCAATGAAAAAAGCTTACCAGAGAGTAGAGATAACTGGAAAGGTTTATAGTGAAAATAGTAATAAGTTAAATAAAAGGGAAGAAGATGAGTCCAGTGAAGAGGCAAAAATCATAGACTTTTTAATTCCTATTGCAACTATGATTATTGTTCAGTTAACAGTAGGAGATATGTTTATAGCAATCATATCCGCAATTTTATCAGCGGCTATTATATACATACCGCGGAAAAAAATTAAACTGAATGAATTTTGTGATCTGTGGATACAGGGGTTTGCAGATTCAGTTTCAGCATTAGCAATTATTGTTGCAGCTTTATGGATGAGACAGGCATCTGCAGATTTGAATTTGCCTGAATATATAATCGGATTAGTAGAACCGTTTGTTACTCCTCATATATATCCAATGATTGCATTTTTGGTTGTAGCGGTATTAGGATTTATCACAGGAAGTAATTGGGGTATTCCAGCAGTTTGTGCACCAATTATTATTCCTTTAGGGGCGGCATGTGGAGCTAATTTGCTAAGTGTTATGGCTGCTATTGTGTGTGGCGGAACTTTTTGTAGTCATGCTTGTTTTTATTCAGATGCAACAGTAATTACGTCAGCTAGCTGTGGGATTGAAAATATGGATCATGTTTATTCACAGCTGCCATATACTATTATTTCTGCTGTTATAGCCAGCATCCTGTTTTTAGTATCAGGATATCTTTTTTGA
- a CDS encoding glycosyltransferase family 4 protein has product MKVLLTATVQSHICQFHKPLVEVLHRHGYEIHVAARDNLAEKNGLKLDFVDKVYNVPFARSPKSKDNLRAYKELKGIIEKEHYEIIHCNTPMGGIVTRLAAKKARIKGTKVYYTAHGFHFYKGAPKKNWIVFYPIERFFSRITDKVITITQEDYKLASQKFHCEVEHIHGVGVDGKRYHSVSNEEKGELKKKLGFLEEEKIILCVGELLPNKNQKMIIYAMKDLVSQYPNIKLLLAGNGPERENLEMLILDNDLEKRVTMLGYVTNLQEYQQIADVSVTCSKREGLPLNVVEAMLSGTPVVATKNRGHRELICDGKNGFLIEVDDYHSLSKRILTLLADNKVYERIQTSAQNYAQSYTFDNVKRELTKVYGLKDE; this is encoded by the coding sequence ATGAAAGTTCTGTTAACAGCAACTGTGCAAAGTCATATTTGCCAGTTCCATAAACCTCTTGTTGAGGTGCTTCATAGACATGGATATGAGATTCATGTGGCAGCTAGAGATAATTTAGCTGAAAAAAACGGATTGAAGTTAGATTTTGTTGATAAAGTATATAATGTGCCATTTGCACGTTCTCCAAAGAGTAAAGATAATTTACGCGCATATAAAGAATTAAAAGGAATTATTGAGAAAGAACATTATGAAATTATACATTGTAATACTCCAATGGGAGGGATTGTAACAAGGCTTGCCGCAAAAAAGGCGAGAATAAAAGGAACTAAGGTGTATTATACTGCCCATGGATTTCATTTTTATAAAGGTGCGCCAAAGAAGAATTGGATTGTGTTTTATCCAATAGAAAGGTTTTTTTCAAGAATTACAGATAAAGTAATTACAATCACACAAGAGGACTATAAATTGGCAAGTCAGAAGTTTCATTGTGAAGTGGAACATATTCATGGTGTTGGGGTAGATGGAAAAAGATATCATTCTGTTTCAAATGAAGAAAAAGGTGAGCTGAAAAAGAAGCTTGGATTTTTAGAAGAAGAAAAGATTATACTTTGTGTAGGAGAACTACTGCCAAATAAAAATCAAAAAATGATTATTTATGCAATGAAAGATCTTGTAAGTCAGTATCCAAATATAAAACTATTACTTGCGGGAAATGGTCCTGAAAGAGAAAATTTGGAAATGTTAATTTTAGATAATGATTTAGAAAAAAGGGTTACTATGTTAGGATATGTGACAAATTTGCAGGAGTATCAACAAATAGCAGATGTGTCTGTCACATGTAGTAAGAGAGAAGGATTACCATTAAATGTTGTTGAGGCGATGTTATCAGGAACGCCGGTGGTGGCAACTAAAAACAGAGGACATAGAGAGTTAATCTGTGATGGGAAAAATGGATTTTTAATTGAAGTGGACGATTATCATTCGTTGAGTAAAAGGATATTAACATTGTTAGCAGATAATAAAGTGTATGAAAGAATTCAAACCAGTGCCCAAAATTATGCACAGTCATATACGTTTGATAATGTAAAAAGAGAACTTACGAAAGTGTATGGATTGAAAGATGAGTAA
- a CDS encoding glycosyltransferase, giving the protein MSKKVSVIMGIYNCANTLEEALDCILNQSYTNWEVVMCDDCSSDNTAEIAEQYVKKYPGKFILLKNQENHGLNYTLNKCLKIATGEYIARMDGDDLCAKERFEKEINVLEQNTEIAIVSTDMHFFDENGIWGKTYTEVFPTKKSFLKGTPFCHAACMVRKKAYIDVEGYSVSERLLRVEDYHLWIKMYAKGYRGMNIQEPLYSMRDDREAQGRRKFKYRLNEAYVKGYAIKALNLQKWNYIWCFRPIIIGLLPENLYRILHRNK; this is encoded by the coding sequence ATGAGTAAAAAAGTAAGCGTTATAATGGGGATTTATAATTGTGCTAATACGTTAGAGGAAGCTTTGGATTGTATTTTGAATCAAAGTTATACGAATTGGGAAGTTGTTATGTGTGATGACTGCTCATCAGATAATACGGCAGAGATAGCAGAACAATATGTAAAAAAATATCCGGGTAAGTTTATTTTATTAAAAAATCAAGAAAACCATGGATTAAATTATACACTTAATAAGTGTTTAAAAATTGCAACAGGAGAATATATTGCACGCATGGATGGAGATGATTTGTGTGCAAAAGAACGTTTTGAAAAAGAAATAAATGTATTGGAACAGAATACAGAGATTGCAATTGTCAGTACAGATATGCACTTTTTTGACGAGAATGGCATTTGGGGAAAAACATATACCGAAGTATTCCCTACAAAGAAGAGCTTTTTGAAGGGGACACCATTTTGTCATGCGGCATGTATGGTAAGGAAGAAAGCTTACATAGATGTTGAAGGATATAGCGTGAGTGAGCGGTTGTTGCGAGTAGAAGATTATCATCTCTGGATAAAAATGTATGCGAAAGGATATAGAGGAATGAATATACAGGAACCTCTATATTCTATGAGAGATGACAGAGAGGCACAAGGCCGAAGAAAATTTAAGTATAGATTGAATGAGGCATATGTAAAAGGATATGCAATCAAAGCGTTAAATTTGCAGAAATGGAATTATATTTGGTGTTTTAGACCAATTATAATAGGATTGTTACCAGAGAATTTATATCGAATTCTCCATAGAAATAAGTAA